A single genomic interval of uncultured Desulfobacter sp. harbors:
- a CDS encoding ATP-binding protein, translated as MDKMKSTHKKNHILSQKIIRFLAIFLVMLIVYSSGQVFVERLLIKKMQKQDKIMKRQTAKRKLGRLIREKIILLELYSGQMLSAQNKFALKSMFNQAMGEITSIMQLLPILKDGGTYTDRIIVNLNTADEVSETIVYTPVETGLNSSSGKIVVELINILPKIEELKQILININTLQIQLLENSFSENTGASPEAGNNIVGLKEKLHLYSLQAQTLMLRCRENSNKIFVDTTMELRRLGALHEKLMNQFDSIRQYAYIGFQIIIIGMFAFIFIKIVQVLRVARASDEKNKNLLFRLKNANDVLEEIFNNLPVGIVLISSGKKVIQINTEGERILGYQPGQGKELYGKICHNNFCTIGEDRCPIYDLNKPKVVLQERNAIKSDGSVVSILKSVIPIKLKGEDVLLEAFMDLSAIKDAEQAIIAAKNAAESASKAKSEFLANMSHEIRTPMNAIIGFTELLLASEKDPSRHNRLKMIMDSAHALLKLINEILDLSKIEAGKVELKNQSFSLNKLVNQVTSMFFISAREKGLDIYSSFEQNVPEFVVGDEMRLRQVLFNLMGNAVKFTREGSIRVHASYAAPDVVIQIEDTGIGISEDRLNTIFDKFEQADNSIERNYGGSGLGLSISLSLVRLMGGRIAVESQQGKGTTFTIRVPLDVAPTPSLPKDQGTAIQREKAAIKPVKQVRCLVVEDNPVNTILAVAHLNSLAVENDTAENGKIALDMMSATSYDFILMDMHMPVMDGIDTLAAMKRNGLLKKTPVVALTADAIKDNEKKYLAAGCSAYISKPFSHETLQTVIYDLVPHLFVLTRCREDSSVSKPSEDIPSRTESCRFTQEDVALIREGLDVLKKNNSIFNPDELENLSLILETGTQAKQIRKLALRIRTAAEEFDDSALEGILSEFQRMSEQCISPEQDSRI; from the coding sequence ATGGATAAAATGAAAAGTACGCATAAAAAAAATCATATTTTATCTCAAAAAATTATTCGATTCCTGGCCATTTTTTTAGTTATGCTCATTGTTTATTCTTCCGGCCAGGTTTTTGTAGAACGTCTGCTTATCAAAAAAATGCAGAAACAGGACAAAATCATGAAGCGGCAGACCGCCAAAAGAAAACTGGGCCGCCTCATCAGAGAAAAAATTATACTGCTTGAGCTTTATTCCGGGCAGATGCTTAGTGCCCAGAATAAATTTGCACTGAAATCCATGTTTAATCAAGCCATGGGGGAAATTACCAGTATCATGCAATTACTGCCGATACTGAAAGACGGCGGCACATATACCGACAGGATTATCGTCAATTTAAACACAGCAGATGAAGTCAGTGAAACCATTGTTTACACGCCTGTTGAAACAGGCCTTAACAGCAGTTCCGGCAAAATTGTTGTGGAACTCATTAATATTCTGCCAAAAATTGAAGAGTTAAAGCAGATTTTAATTAACATCAATACATTACAGATTCAACTGCTTGAAAATAGTTTCAGTGAAAATACCGGAGCATCACCTGAGGCCGGAAACAATATTGTCGGCCTAAAAGAAAAACTTCATCTGTATTCACTTCAGGCCCAAACTCTGATGCTCAGATGCAGGGAAAACAGCAACAAGATTTTTGTGGATACTACAATGGAGCTCAGGCGGTTAGGTGCGCTCCATGAAAAGCTGATGAATCAGTTTGATTCCATCCGGCAGTACGCTTACATCGGTTTCCAGATCATCATTATCGGTATGTTTGCTTTTATATTCATAAAGATAGTCCAGGTTCTCAGAGTAGCCAGGGCCTCCGATGAAAAAAATAAAAACCTATTGTTCCGTCTCAAAAATGCCAATGATGTACTGGAAGAGATCTTCAACAACTTGCCGGTCGGTATTGTCCTGATTTCTTCCGGGAAAAAAGTGATACAGATCAACACTGAAGGGGAAAGAATACTCGGGTATCAACCCGGTCAAGGCAAAGAATTGTATGGAAAGATTTGCCATAACAACTTCTGTACCATAGGGGAAGATAGATGTCCTATTTACGATTTAAATAAACCCAAAGTGGTATTACAAGAGAGAAATGCCATCAAAAGTGATGGAAGCGTGGTCAGTATTCTTAAAAGCGTAATTCCCATTAAATTGAAAGGCGAAGACGTCCTGCTTGAGGCTTTCATGGACTTATCCGCCATTAAAGATGCAGAGCAGGCAATCATTGCGGCTAAAAATGCTGCAGAGTCGGCCAGTAAAGCCAAATCCGAATTCCTTGCCAATATGAGCCATGAAATCCGAACTCCCATGAACGCCATTATCGGGTTTACTGAGCTCCTGCTCGCATCAGAAAAAGATCCCTCACGCCATAACCGTTTGAAAATGATCATGGATTCGGCCCACGCCCTGTTGAAACTGATCAATGAAATTCTGGATCTTTCAAAAATAGAGGCAGGCAAGGTAGAACTTAAAAACCAGTCTTTTTCATTAAATAAACTTGTTAACCAGGTCACTTCCATGTTTTTTATCAGTGCCCGGGAAAAGGGGCTGGACATATATAGCTCTTTTGAGCAGAATGTACCTGAGTTTGTGGTTGGAGATGAAATGCGGCTGCGCCAGGTGCTTTTCAACCTTATGGGCAATGCCGTTAAATTTACCCGGGAAGGAAGTATCCGTGTTCATGCGTCATATGCGGCCCCTGACGTGGTTATCCAGATAGAGGATACCGGGATCGGAATTTCCGAAGACCGTCTGAATACCATCTTTGATAAATTTGAGCAGGCAGATAATTCCATAGAACGAAACTATGGCGGATCGGGCCTGGGGCTTTCCATTTCACTGTCTTTGGTACGGCTCATGGGCGGCCGGATAGCCGTAGAAAGCCAACAGGGAAAAGGCACCACTTTTACGATCAGAGTACCTCTGGACGTTGCACCGACGCCATCATTGCCTAAAGATCAGGGGACGGCCATTCAAAGAGAAAAGGCAGCCATTAAACCCGTAAAACAGGTCAGATGCCTTGTCGTGGAAGATAACCCCGTCAACACCATATTGGCTGTTGCCCATCTGAATAGCCTGGCAGTTGAAAATGATACGGCAGAGAACGGTAAAATAGCCCTGGATATGATGTCTGCCACGTCCTATGATTTTATTTTAATGGATATGCACATGCCGGTGATGGATGGTATTGACACGCTGGCGGCCATGAAGAGAAACGGCCTGTTAAAGAAAACGCCGGTTGTCGCGTTGACCGCAGATGCTATTAAGGATAATGAAAAAAAATACCTGGCGGCTGGATGCAGTGCTTATATCTCCAAGCCCTTCAGCCATGAGACCCTTCAAACCGTTATATATGATCTGGTACCCCATTTGTTCGTTTTAACCCGATGCCGGGAAGACAGCAGCGTCAGTAAGCCTTCTGAAGATATTCCGTCCCGGACTGAATCATGCCGTTTTACACAGGAAGATGTTGCGCTGATTCGTGAAGGACTGGATGTACTTAAAAAGAATAACAGTATTTTCAACCCCGATGAACTGGAAAACCTTTCGTTAATACTTGAGACAGGGACGCAGGCCAAGCAGATCAGAAAGCTTGCTTTAAGGATTAGGACTGCGGCAGAGGAGTTTGATGACTCTGCTCTGGAGGGTATATTGTCAGAGTTTCAGCGGATGTCTGAGCAATGCATTTCCCCTGAACAGGATAGTAGAATTTGA
- a CDS encoding HD domain-containing phosphohydrolase — protein sequence MDKINSIPAPTILIVDDVSENRKLLASLLKENITCRIMLAKSGRDAQKVFENRDMIPPSLILLDVMMPGMDGFETAHLIKQFEMARDIPIIFITAMNDIKDKVRAFDAGGVDFISKPFNRAELLARVDVHLQLKQMTDQLKEKNRLLNDQAALLQTLVDEKTEKLENMAFCMVSALESANFYNDTDTGQHIHRVARYSGLLAEKVGLGKDLTDKIRLYAPLHDVGKVGIPDTLLKKPGKYTPEEFELMKSHVSIGAEMLGKEGFDPVARNIALYHHEKWSGKGYLKGLSGERIPIEARIVALADVYDALTTARSYKAPFSQEKTDRILEEESGSHFDPALVNIYFKNKDQFAAIRNRYQDV from the coding sequence ATGGATAAAATAAACTCCATACCTGCTCCGACTATCCTGATTGTCGATGATGTTTCGGAAAACCGCAAACTGCTGGCATCCCTGCTTAAGGAAAATATCACATGCAGGATTATGCTGGCAAAAAGCGGCAGAGATGCTCAGAAGGTGTTTGAAAACAGGGATATGATACCCCCCTCCCTGATTTTGCTGGATGTCATGATGCCGGGTATGGATGGATTTGAAACGGCTCATTTGATTAAACAGTTTGAAATGGCACGGGATATCCCCATTATTTTTATTACTGCCATGAATGACATCAAGGATAAAGTCCGCGCATTTGATGCCGGAGGCGTGGATTTTATATCCAAACCGTTTAATCGTGCCGAACTCCTGGCCCGTGTTGATGTCCACCTGCAGTTAAAACAGATGACGGATCAGCTAAAGGAAAAAAATCGGCTTCTTAATGATCAGGCAGCCCTTCTGCAGACCCTTGTGGACGAGAAAACTGAAAAACTTGAAAATATGGCATTTTGCATGGTTTCAGCGCTTGAAAGTGCCAACTTCTATAATGACACCGATACCGGGCAGCATATCCATCGGGTGGCCCGCTACTCCGGTTTACTGGCGGAAAAAGTCGGCTTGGGCAAAGACCTCACAGATAAAATTAGATTGTACGCGCCGCTCCACGATGTGGGAAAAGTCGGAATTCCGGATACTCTGTTAAAAAAACCCGGGAAGTATACACCTGAAGAATTTGAACTTATGAAAAGTCATGTATCCATTGGGGCGGAAATGCTTGGCAAAGAGGGATTTGATCCTGTAGCCAGAAATATTGCACTGTACCATCATGAAAAATGGTCGGGAAAAGGGTATCTTAAAGGGCTTTCCGGTGAACGGATTCCTATTGAGGCACGGATTGTTGCTCTGGCGGATGTATACGATGCTCTGACCACTGCCAGAAGTTATAAAGCTCCATTTTCACAGGAGAAAACCGACCGGATATTGGAAGAAGAATCCGGATCGCATTTTGACCCTGCCCTGGTTAACATCTATTTTAAAAATAAGGATCAATTTGCTGCCATACGGAATCGGTATCAGGACGTTTAA
- a CDS encoding ABC transporter ATP-binding protein: MTTSAPILRLENISFSYPGQDRVLNNLSLEINKGDRIGLVGPNGSGKTTLLHIIMGLLSPSSGTIEFFGKPVKTEKDFREVYKKVGLLFQDADDQLFSPTVPTVLEDVAFGPLNLGKSKSEARDIALNTLERLGIVHFKNRVTHKLSGGEKRLVALATVLSMEPELLLLDEPSTGLDEKTKAILVEVLHRLELSYILISHESDFMSQIANAMFMMENGQLKKDVHIHQYIHKHPNPGQRH, encoded by the coding sequence ATGACAACATCCGCTCCCATCCTGCGCCTTGAAAATATCAGCTTCAGCTACCCGGGCCAGGACCGGGTGTTAAACAATCTAAGCCTTGAGATAAACAAAGGGGACCGCATCGGTTTAGTGGGTCCCAACGGCAGCGGGAAAACTACTTTGCTTCATATTATCATGGGGTTGCTCTCCCCATCTTCAGGCACCATTGAATTTTTCGGCAAACCTGTCAAAACAGAAAAAGATTTCAGAGAAGTTTACAAAAAAGTGGGTCTGCTGTTCCAGGATGCCGATGACCAGCTGTTCAGCCCCACGGTCCCCACGGTCCTGGAAGATGTGGCCTTTGGGCCGCTTAACTTAGGCAAATCCAAATCCGAAGCCCGGGATATTGCCCTAAACACCTTGGAACGTTTAGGTATCGTTCATTTTAAAAACAGGGTTACCCATAAACTGTCCGGCGGCGAAAAACGTCTGGTGGCCTTGGCCACGGTGCTTTCCATGGAGCCGGAGCTGCTGCTGTTAGACGAGCCCAGCACAGGCCTTGATGAAAAAACAAAAGCTATTCTGGTTGAAGTACTACACCGCCTTGAGCTTTCCTATATCCTGATCTCCCATGAAAGTGATTTTATGTCACAGATTGCCAATGCCATGTTTATGATGGAAAACGGGCAGTTAAAAAAAGATGTTCATATTCACCAGTATATCCATAAACATCCCAACCCCGGGCAGCGCCATTAA
- the cbiQ gene encoding cobalt ECF transporter T component CbiQ: MIEEIFASGQSFIHKIDPRCRVVAATLLCVVIALGQKIPMLWAGLVISAILVLWARLNLVQVLRRLVVVWGFLLFLWAVLPFTYDGDVVWQIEKLGATRQGIDLCTVISIKSNAILLVFIALITTMDFSTLGYALNFFKIPEKLVHLLLLTYRYIFVIEQEYRRLVRAAKLRSFRPGTNMHTYRTYAYLCGMLFVRASARAQRVYNAMKCRGFSGRFICLHEFALSPADKIWMLAALTATACLIFMEITL, translated from the coding sequence ATGATTGAAGAAATCTTTGCGTCCGGCCAATCCTTTATTCACAAAATCGATCCCAGATGCAGGGTGGTCGCAGCCACTCTGCTGTGCGTTGTCATAGCCCTTGGCCAAAAAATACCCATGCTCTGGGCAGGACTGGTAATTTCCGCGATTCTGGTATTATGGGCTCGCCTAAACCTTGTCCAGGTGCTCAGACGTCTGGTTGTTGTCTGGGGATTCCTTCTGTTCTTGTGGGCCGTTTTACCCTTTACCTATGACGGAGATGTGGTTTGGCAGATCGAAAAACTTGGCGCCACCAGACAGGGCATTGACCTGTGTACGGTAATCAGCATTAAATCCAATGCCATCCTGCTGGTATTCATTGCCCTGATCACCACCATGGATTTCAGCACCCTGGGCTATGCCTTGAATTTTTTTAAAATTCCCGAAAAACTTGTGCATCTACTGCTGTTAACCTACCGGTATATTTTTGTCATTGAACAGGAATACCGGCGTCTGGTCCGGGCGGCAAAACTGCGCAGTTTTCGACCCGGGACCAATATGCACACCTACCGAACCTATGCTTATCTTTGCGGCATGCTGTTTGTCCGGGCATCGGCCAGGGCCCAACGGGTTTATAATGCTATGAAATGCAGGGGGTTTTCGGGCAGATTTATCTGTCTGCATGAATTTGCCCTCTCCCCTGCCGACAAAATATGGATGTTGGCGGCCCTGACAGCCACAGCCTGTCTGATTTTTATGGAGATCACCTTATAA
- the cbiM gene encoding cobalt transporter CbiM, with amino-acid sequence MHISEGVLSAPVLGVGVVLALAGTAVGLKKLKEDKIPQTAILSAAFFVASLIHMPIGLSSVHLILNGILGLMLGWVAFPAILIALLLQGMLFQFGGITTLGVNTVIMATPAVVCHYLFSGFVHKPEAISYAASFACGFLSVFFSSLLLGTALMFTQESFLEVAWAVVIAHLPVMFIEGLVAIFCVGFLKKAQPELLPKWSAAQQQDTLAGRTNMVEKQV; translated from the coding sequence ATGCATATTTCTGAAGGTGTTCTTTCCGCGCCGGTTTTAGGGGTCGGGGTGGTACTGGCCCTGGCCGGCACTGCCGTGGGCTTAAAAAAGCTCAAAGAAGATAAAATTCCCCAGACCGCAATTTTATCGGCCGCTTTTTTTGTGGCGTCCCTGATTCATATGCCCATCGGGCTGTCCAGCGTCCATTTGATTCTCAACGGTATTCTTGGCCTGATGCTTGGATGGGTCGCCTTTCCCGCCATTTTGATTGCACTTTTGCTCCAGGGAATGCTGTTCCAGTTCGGCGGTATCACCACCCTGGGGGTCAACACGGTTATTATGGCCACACCTGCAGTGGTCTGTCATTACCTGTTTTCAGGATTTGTTCACAAACCGGAGGCAATATCTTATGCCGCCTCTTTTGCCTGCGGATTTTTAAGCGTTTTTTTCAGCAGCCTGCTTTTAGGCACAGCCCTGATGTTTACCCAGGAAAGTTTTTTAGAAGTGGCCTGGGCCGTTGTCATAGCCCATCTTCCGGTTATGTTCATAGAGGGGCTTGTTGCGATTTTCTGTGTCGGTTTTCTTAAAAAGGCACAGCCCGAACTTCTGCCCAAATGGTCTGCGGCACAGCAGCAGGACACATTGGCCGGCAGAACGAACATGGTGGAAAAACAGGTCTAA
- a CDS encoding DUF4198 domain-containing protein, whose translation MIKKSMVASGLTFLVLMFTAVSVQAHYGMVIPSDSMVMQNDDRNVHITASFSHPFEGIGMELVKPQIFAVQANGEAQDLLGTLKQAKVMDHTAWTTDYKIKRPGVYVFYMEPVPYWEPAEDCFIIHYTKTVVTAFGDDEGWDQEIGLKTEIVPLSKPFAQYTGNVFQGIVKLDGKAVPYAEVEVEYYNQDGKSEAPTDYMVTQTIKADGNGVFTYAAPKAGWWGFAALNEADFTLKADGQDKGVELGAVIWVKFENWKTK comes from the coding sequence ATGATTAAAAAATCAATGGTTGCATCAGGGTTAACGTTTCTTGTTCTTATGTTTACCGCCGTTAGTGTTCAAGCACACTACGGTATGGTTATCCCCTCGGATTCCATGGTCATGCAGAATGACGACCGCAACGTTCATATCACGGCCTCTTTTTCCCACCCCTTTGAGGGCATTGGGATGGAACTTGTCAAGCCCCAAATATTTGCCGTGCAGGCTAACGGCGAAGCACAGGATCTTTTGGGTACGTTGAAACAGGCAAAGGTTATGGATCACACGGCCTGGACAACAGATTACAAAATCAAAAGACCCGGCGTTTACGTGTTCTACATGGAGCCCGTACCCTATTGGGAACCCGCCGAAGACTGCTTTATCATTCATTACACCAAAACCGTAGTGACCGCTTTCGGGGATGACGAAGGATGGGACCAAGAGATTGGGCTGAAAACGGAAATCGTTCCTTTGTCCAAACCGTTTGCACAGTATACCGGTAATGTGTTCCAGGGTATTGTGAAATTAGACGGCAAAGCTGTGCCTTATGCAGAAGTTGAAGTGGAATATTACAACCAAGACGGAAAATCCGAAGCCCCCACGGATTACATGGTTACCCAAACCATCAAGGCAGATGGCAACGGCGTATTCACCTATGCGGCACCCAAGGCAGGATGGTGGGGTTTTGCTGCACTGAATGAAGCTGACTTTACCCTTAAAGCGGATGGGCAGGATAAGGGTGTTGAATTAGGTGCGGTGATATGGGTAAAATTCGAAAACTGGAAAACAAAATAG
- a CDS encoding AMP-binding protein, producing MTLKSFYKEVMELNGIQDMAQREIQAKTFFEKLNSAELPQTFNWAQEIFEDIHVKERPDQLALIWADLNTDEEEQYTYTQLAENGNKMLNYLRKKGVEKGDNLYMLTPIVPQTWFASFAAIKGGLVAVPTATTMTEREIQFRFEAYPPNVIIAHESLADLVDDALAKAQCTPKAKIILGAKEGWTSYPEIAEESAQASPATINSEDVLFCFFTSGTTGLPKRVGHSAVSYPLGHMSTAVILGLEPGGVHHNLSAPGWAKWAWSSFFSPFNVGGTATGFNFTTLDIKKYLSFVAKYKVSSFCAPPTAWRAFVGLDLAAYDFSALKYSLSAGEPLNPEVIDQWRDATGTEIRDFYGQTESTAMIGNPPWMEGKMRLGSFGYPSFMYDVILADDEGKEITEPDITGHIVVRLSNWRAIGLFQEYIENEAKTSEAFKHGLYFTGDKATFDKDGYWWFVGRADDVIKSSDYRVGPFEVESALIEHSAVMETAVVGVPDPQRHQLVKAFVILVPGQKPSRELALELFQHTINVLAKFKIPRIIEFVEVLPKTISGKIRRIELRENEESKTEGQVTEFFYHQFPELSSKIK from the coding sequence ATGACGTTGAAAAGCTTTTATAAAGAGGTGATGGAACTCAATGGGATCCAGGATATGGCTCAACGTGAAATTCAAGCAAAAACATTTTTTGAAAAACTGAATTCAGCCGAACTGCCCCAGACCTTTAACTGGGCCCAGGAAATTTTCGAGGATATACACGTCAAAGAGCGCCCCGACCAGTTGGCGCTAATCTGGGCAGACCTGAATACGGATGAGGAAGAGCAGTATACATATACCCAGCTGGCAGAGAACGGCAACAAGATGTTAAATTATCTGCGTAAAAAAGGTGTTGAAAAAGGCGACAACCTTTATATGCTGACACCCATTGTTCCCCAAACCTGGTTTGCCTCCTTTGCCGCCATCAAAGGCGGTCTTGTCGCTGTTCCCACGGCCACCACTATGACCGAGCGCGAAATCCAGTTCCGTTTTGAAGCGTACCCTCCGAATGTTATTATTGCCCATGAAAGCCTGGCCGACCTCGTAGATGATGCTCTGGCCAAGGCCCAGTGCACTCCCAAGGCCAAAATTATCCTTGGTGCAAAGGAGGGATGGACATCCTATCCTGAGATTGCAGAGGAATCAGCCCAGGCATCACCTGCGACCATAAACAGTGAGGACGTTCTGTTCTGCTTTTTCACCTCCGGCACCACAGGGCTTCCCAAACGGGTGGGCCATTCCGCCGTCTCCTATCCTTTGGGTCATATGTCAACAGCCGTGATCCTCGGGCTTGAGCCCGGAGGCGTTCATCACAACTTGAGTGCGCCCGGATGGGCTAAATGGGCATGGAGCAGTTTTTTCAGCCCCTTTAACGTTGGCGGCACCGCCACAGGCTTTAATTTCACCACGCTGGACATTAAAAAATACTTAAGCTTTGTGGCTAAATATAAAGTCAGTTCATTCTGCGCACCTCCCACAGCCTGGCGCGCCTTTGTGGGCCTTGATCTGGCAGCGTATGATTTTTCGGCCCTGAAGTACTCGTTGAGTGCAGGCGAACCGTTGAATCCGGAAGTCATTGACCAATGGCGGGACGCCACAGGTACTGAAATCCGTGATTTTTACGGCCAGACCGAATCCACAGCCATGATCGGCAATCCGCCATGGATGGAAGGCAAGATGCGCTTGGGGTCCTTTGGATATCCCTCATTCATGTACGATGTTATTTTAGCCGATGATGAAGGCAAAGAGATCACAGAACCCGACATCACCGGCCATATCGTAGTTCGTCTTTCCAACTGGCGCGCCATTGGATTATTTCAGGAATATATCGAAAATGAGGCAAAAACATCTGAAGCATTTAAGCATGGACTGTATTTTACCGGTGACAAAGCCACTTTTGACAAGGACGGTTACTGGTGGTTCGTGGGCCGTGCCGACGATGTCATCAAATCCAGTGATTACCGGGTTGGCCCCTTTGAGGTGGAAAGTGCGCTGATTGAACACTCGGCCGTCATGGAGACTGCCGTGGTAGGCGTGCCTGATCCCCAACGTCACCAGCTGGTTAAAGCGTTTGTTATCCTGGTTCCCGGACAGAAACCCTCAAGGGAGTTGGCTCTGGAATTGTTCCAGCACACCATTAATGTGCTGGCTAAATTCAAGATTCCCAGAATCATTGAGTTTGTGGAAGTACTGCCCAAAACCATCTCCGGAAAAATCCGGCGTATAGAGCTCCGGGAAAATGAGGAGAGCAAAACCGAGGGCCAGGTAACTGAATTCTTTTATCATCAGTTCCCGGAATTAAGCTCCAAAATCAAGTAA
- a CDS encoding TonB-dependent receptor, with protein MSKSKFILFIFLCFLTLCKCQALAAQKDIFELSMEELMDIEVTSVAKKSQNLSNSAAAIHVITNEDIKRSGVTNIPDALRMVPGITVARIDANKWAVSARGFAGRFANALLVLIDGRSVYTPAFSGVYWEINDVLLEDVDRIEVIRGPGATVWGANAVNGVINIITKHAGDTQGGYVALGSGNHENIISGFRYGDALGQDTFWRFYAKHQSRDEFTLASGSDAGDAWTKTQAGFRLDSMLSSKDSLTVQGDIYEADIDQTLLLAGLTPPTYLTSTPVETDIKGWNFLSRWKRTISPDSDFTLQVYYDGKNQAEDINESDRDTFDIDATHRFALGESNDIVWGIRYRYTRDRFSESYIVSMDPTEEEDHLFSGFFQDEISLADDAVKLTLGSKIEHNEYSHMEIQPSIRALWAVNNEHKIWGAVSRAVRTPSRFESDAEIKNAAFNTSRLNLLLPPGLPLTVVTQGNEDYDSEKVTAYELGYRFIPVDSFSMDLAVFFNAYDDLRIAERSALVPTPGGVTQYLTLTNEASAETYGLEFSLKYKYSDFFQGHLAYSFLEDKTDGYYSFGFPRHQISLQGDFAISKNMQLNLWFRFVDEMHALYAFDTSRTYEVDSYLTMDVRFAWQIMPDLELSVVGQNLLRGDHVEFVQESFSAPVEVGPSAYCKLTYRF; from the coding sequence ATGTCAAAATCTAAATTCATTTTATTTATTTTTTTATGTTTTTTGACGCTCTGCAAATGTCAGGCCTTGGCCGCACAGAAGGATATTTTTGAACTGAGCATGGAAGAGTTGATGGACATTGAAGTCACCTCGGTGGCCAAAAAAAGCCAGAATCTTTCGAACAGTGCCGCGGCCATCCATGTCATCACCAACGAGGATATAAAACGGTCCGGGGTGACCAATATTCCGGATGCCCTGCGCATGGTACCCGGGATTACCGTGGCAAGGATTGATGCCAATAAATGGGCGGTGAGCGCCAGGGGATTTGCCGGCCGTTTTGCCAATGCGCTGCTGGTACTCATAGACGGGAGAAGTGTTTATACGCCGGCCTTTTCAGGGGTTTACTGGGAGATCAATGATGTGCTGCTGGAGGATGTGGACCGGATTGAAGTGATCCGGGGACCCGGAGCCACTGTCTGGGGGGCCAATGCGGTGAACGGGGTCATCAATATCATCACCAAACATGCCGGCGATACCCAGGGAGGATATGTCGCCCTGGGTTCCGGAAACCATGAAAATATAATTTCAGGCTTCAGGTACGGGGATGCCCTGGGGCAAGACACCTTTTGGCGGTTCTATGCAAAACATCAAAGCAGAGATGAATTCACCTTGGCGTCCGGATCCGATGCGGGCGATGCCTGGACCAAAACCCAAGCCGGATTCCGGCTGGATTCCATGCTTTCAAGTAAAGACAGCCTCACCGTCCAGGGGGATATCTATGAGGCTGACATTGATCAGACCCTGCTCCTGGCCGGCCTGACCCCGCCAACTTACCTGACGTCTACCCCTGTAGAAACAGATATCAAGGGATGGAATTTTTTATCCCGGTGGAAGCGAACCATTTCCCCGGATTCTGATTTCACCCTTCAGGTTTATTATGACGGAAAAAATCAGGCCGAGGATATCAATGAATCAGACCGTGACACCTTTGACATTGATGCCACCCACCGGTTTGCTTTAGGGGAGTCAAACGATATTGTCTGGGGAATTCGGTACCGGTATACCCGGGACCGGTTTAGTGAGTCATATATCGTTTCCATGGATCCCACAGAAGAAGAAGATCATCTTTTCAGCGGATTTTTTCAGGATGAAATATCCCTGGCCGACGATGCCGTGAAGCTGACCCTGGGGTCAAAAATCGAACATAATGAATACAGCCACATGGAGATTCAACCCAGCATCAGAGCCCTGTGGGCGGTGAATAATGAACATAAAATCTGGGGAGCGGTCTCCCGGGCGGTAAGGACCCCCAGTCGGTTTGAGTCCGATGCAGAAATTAAAAATGCTGCCTTTAACACATCCCGGCTGAATCTCCTCCTGCCACCGGGACTTCCTCTTACCGTTGTCACCCAGGGAAACGAGGACTACGATTCCGAAAAGGTGACAGCCTATGAGCTGGGGTATAGATTTATTCCGGTCGATTCATTTTCAATGGATCTGGCAGTGTTTTTCAACGCCTACGACGATCTTAGAATCGCAGAACGAAGCGCTTTAGTGCCCACACCCGGCGGGGTTACCCAATATTTAACCCTCACCAATGAAGCTTCCGCAGAAACCTACGGGTTGGAATTCTCCTTGAAATACAAGTACTCTGATTTCTTTCAAGGCCACCTTGCCTATAGTTTTCTTGAAGATAAAACAGACGGATACTACAGTTTCGGTTTTCCCCGTCATCAGATTTCGCTGCAGGGGGATTTTGCCATCTCAAAAAACATGCAGCTCAATCTTTGGTTCCGTTTTGTGGATGAGATGCATGCCCTGTATGCCTTTGATACCAGCAGAACCTATGAAGTCGATAGTTACCTGACCATGGATGTCCGGTTTGCCTGGCAAATTATGCCTGACCTGGAGCTCTCTGTGGTGGGGCAGAATCTATTGAGAGGGGACCACGTGGAATTTGTACAGGAATCTTTTTCCGCTCCGGTTGAAGTGGGGCCGTCGGCTTATTGCAAATTGACTTATCGTTTTTAG